The sequence below is a genomic window from Candidatus Binataceae bacterium.
GGGCGCGCGCTCCGACAGGCTGCTTCGCCAATTGAAATAGCCCCGAGGTTTCCCAATGACGCTTAAGCTCCAGCTACCGAGTGGGGCCGCCTGCGCGCGATCGACGCGACCGCGGTTTCCTCAACCGGGGTGCGCCCGTGACCAACAGCGCTGGGTGCGCAGGGCGGCCATCTAAGAATTGCTGATGAACGTGAGCTCTGGCGCTGTCAGCGGGACAGCTTGACTCGTTGGATTGCTTGAATTTAACGTGCGCGCTTACGGAGCATTGCGATGGCTAAACATCCGGGCGCCGCACAAAGCCGAACGGAGCTGGATCTGCCGGCTGAGCCGCGCGCCGCGCTGGCACGGCTACGTGAGCTGTGGAATGCCGGCCAGAGCCCGATTGCCGAGCTGGCCGACGCGGCTGGAGCAATCGCGCAGCCCGAGGCTGCCGAGTTGTTGTTTGAGATGGAGGCGTCGACGGCCGGCGCGCAACGGCGCGAGATTCGCCGGGCGCTCTTCCGCCTGCGGCAAAAGGGAGTAGCGGTTGACAAGGCTCCGCAGCAGCCGGTGGCCGGCGCCATTGCGGGCGAGTGCAGCGCGTGGATCTCTCAAATCGATCCTCAGGGCGAGCAACTGGTCTGGATGGCTAAGGGGCGCGCCACCGGTGGGATGGCCTGCATGTGGGGCGCGGTTTCGGAAAGCGTGGGCTTAACCCTGATTCGCGCCGAGCATGAATCACGGCGCGAGATGCGGGCGCAACTAGCCAAGCTCAACGGCGCGATGCCCGAACCGATGGTCGAGGCGGACTGGAGCTTGGCCGATTTCATTTTGGCCGAGGCCTATCGCCGTACCCCCGAGGATAAGCGCCGCGAAGTGGGCAATTATCTGGTCCTGCGCGCGGAGCTGATTGAGGCGGCGCCGCCGGCACAGTTCGAGCACCCGATTTACCGCGAGTTCGCGGCCACGCTCGCTCAGGCGCCGGCTCCGCAGCTATTGGAGCAGCACCCCGAGCTGGTGGGCTTGTTACTGACCAAGGAAGCGATGAGTCCGTTCGTGGCCGAGGTTGAGGAAATCCGCCAGAGCCCGCTTGTGCTCAACCGTTTTCAGCAGCAGGAACGCATCGAAGTGGTCGTAGCCGGCGCGCTGGCCTCGCTCGGTGAAGGCGAGCCCCATCGCCGCCTGCTGCGGCGGCTCGAGAACCTCGCCTATCGGCGGGCACGGCGCGGCGAGCAGGCCAGCGCTTCGATTTTGGCCAGCGCGGCCGCTCGGCTACGCGAACGATCGCATTCACAAGATGCCTTCTTTCTGAAATTGGTTCGTCACGCGCTGGGCGCCGCCCTGACCGACCAGCAGGAGGAAGCGGCGCAGGAACCACGTCTTATAATGACACCGGCTGAAGCGATGCGCGCGCGCGCCAATCCGCGCCGTTGATTCGGCGCCCGGGCCGCCCATATAGTCAAAAAGGGGCGCAAACCGCGCCCACAAAAGACAGAGCAAATGTTGGGACATAAACCGCTTTCGGGAATCCGCGTGCTCGATTTGTCGCGGGTGTTGGCTGGCCCTTTTTGCGCCATGCATTTGGCCGATTTGGGTGCCGAAGTAATCAAGATCGAGCTGCCCGTAAGTGGCGATGATGCTCGCCGCTTTCCACCCCAAATTCCTCACTCCCACGATTCCGCCTACTATTACTCCATCAATCGCGGCAAGCTCGGCATTACCCTGGACCTGCGCCAGCCCGAGGGGGTGGAAATCCTGCTCGCTTTGGCGGCGCGAGCCGACGTGGTCGTAGAGAATTTTTCGCCCGGTACGATGGAGCGCTTCGGGGTGGGTTACACGGAGTTGGAGCGTGCCAACGCCGGAATCATCCTGTGCTCGATTTCGGGCTTCGGCCAATCCGGACCGCTCTCAACCGCGCCCGCTTACGATATCGTGGCGCAGGCGCTGGGTGGCACGATGAGCCTGACTGGTCCGGAAGGCGGGGCGCCCTTGCGCTGCGGAATTTCGATCGGCGACATGGTGGCGGCGCTCTACGGTGTGATAGGTATTCTGGGCGCGTTACGGGTGCGCGATCAGACCGGCCGCGGCCGCCACCTGGATATTGCGATGCTCGACTGTCAAGTGGCGTTTCTGGAGACCGCGCTGGGGATTTATTCAGCGACCGGCGAAGTTCCGGGGCCGATCGGCAGCCGCCATCCCTCGATTACGCCGTTTCAGGAATTTTCCGCCGCCGATGGCTATTTCGTCATCGCGGCGGGCAACGATCAGCTCTGGCGCCAACTCTGCGCCACCATTGGGTTGCCTAATCTGGCGCAGGATCCGCGCTTTATCGACAATGGCGCGCGTACGCGTAATCACAAGGTGCTAGCGGAGATTCTCAACGAGTGGTTTCGTCCTCAGCCGCGTGCTCATTGGCTGACGCTGTTGGCGCAGGCCAAGATTCCCAGCGCGCCGGTGGCCACCGTGGCCGAAGTCGCGGCCAATCCCCATCTGCAGGAACGGCGAATGGTCCTGCACGCGGATCATCCCACTTACCCCGGTCTGCTGGTGCCGGGCTCGCCGCTCAAAACCGTGGGCGATACCGCTTCGCCCAATACCCGTGCTCCGGGGTTGGGCGAGCATACCGATCACGTGTTGCACGAATTGCTGGGATACGACGCGGGGCGGCTGGAGCTGTTGCGGGCGCGCAAAATTATCTAATCCAGCGGCGCCGTTTTAGGCGGCAAGGAGGCAGCCCATGAACGAGGTAGTGATCGTCGATGGGATACGGACGCCGCTTGCACGCGCCGGTAAAGATCGCAGCTACTACGCGGCGCTACGCGCCGACGACTTGAGCGCGGCGTGTATCCGCGCGCTGTTGGGACGCAATCCACGCCTGGACCCGGCCGAAATCGAAGACGTGGTGTGGGGATGCGCTAATCAGTCGGGAGAACAGGGCTTCGACTTGGGCCGGATGAGCGCGCTGTTGGCCGAGTTGCCGGTCGCGGTAGCCGGGACCACCGTGGATCGCCAATGCGGCTCCGGTTTGCAGGCGCTCAATTTTGCCGCCCTGGCGATCATGAGCGGCGCCGGCGAGTGCGCAATCGCCGGCGGCGTCGAGCATATGACGCGCGTGCCGATGGGCGCTGGGCTGAGTCCCAACATGCGCTTGCTGGAGCGCTTTCCTCAGGACATGTTCTCGATGGGGCTGACCGCGGAACGGCTGGCCGCCCAGTATCATATCGAGCGCGCCGCTGCCGATGCCTTTTCCCTGCGTTCCCATCAACGGGCGGTGGCTGCGCGCGAGCGTTTCCGCGAAGAGATCGTCGCGGTCGAACTGCCCGGTGCGGCGCGAGCCGAGATCGATCAAGGACCTCGCGCAGATACCAGCCTGGAAAAGCTGGCCGCGCTCGCCCCCGCCTTCAAGCCCGACGGCCAAGTGACGGCGGGCAGCTCCTCGCAAATCAGCGACGGTGCCGCGGCCCTGCTCCTGATGAGCGCCCGGCGCGCCCGCGCCCTGGGGTTGTCACCAATGGCAACCATCCGCGCCACTGCCGTGGCCGGAGTGCGACCCGAGTTGATGGGCTGGGGGCCGGTGCCGGCCAGCCACAAGGCGCTGCAGCGAGCGGGAATCAAAATTGACGACTGCGACTTAGTGGAAATCAACGAGGCTTTCGCGGCCCAGGTGCTAGCCTGCAACACCGACCTTGGGATTGCCGAAGAGCGGCTCAACGTCAACGGGGGCGCGATCGCCTTGGGCCATCCGCTGGGCGCCTCGGGCGCTCGCTTGATGGTGACGCTGGTGCACGAGATGCGCCGGCGCGGGGCGCGGCTGGGGCTGGCCACGATGTGCATCGGGATGGGCCAGGGCATCGCCACCGTAGTCGAGCAATTTTCCTGACATCTGCCCGACTCTACTCGCTAGCGCCGTCCGCGGCGCTTCCTTTGTCGCCATAAGACAAGCAGGGTGGGCGCGATAATTCATGACGCGTTGCTGATAGGTTGCGTAGCCTGTTGCGGGGCCGAACGGATGTTCAAACTGGCGGATTTTCGGGAGCTTGGGCGAAATCTGCCGGGGATAATCTGCGCTTACTTAGGCCCGTGCCTACTGGACCTTGATGCCCATTAGGTTGGCAATCAGATTGCGCTGCATCTGCGAGCTGCCCGCCGCGATGGTGGCGGCGCGCGAGTCGCGAAACATGCGCTGCATGTCGAACTCCATACTGTAGCCGTTGGCTCCCATTATCTGCATCCCCAGGTTAGCGACCTTGGCGTAGGTCTCCGAACTGAGCAGCTTGGCCATTGAAATTTCGCGCAGCGCGTCGTGTCCCCGCGCCACCATCCAGGCCGCGCGCCACATCAGGCTGCGTGCGGCTTCGACTTCGGTCTGCATGTCGGCCAGCATGTGGGCGATGGCCTGGAAGGTGCCGATCGGGCGGCCGAATTGGCGCCGTTCCTTGGCGTATTGCAGCGCCAGATCGACGATCGCCTGGGCCGCCCCGCAGCATCCTGCCGCTGATGTGACGCGCTCTATTTGCAGGCCCGAAAGCATGCACTCCCAGCCCTTGTTCTCGCCGCCCACCAGGCGATCGGCGCCCACCCGCACGTCGTCGAACTCGACTTCGTAGGTGCCCACGCAGCGCCGTCCCAGCATGTCAAGCTTGCGCAGCTTCAGCCCGGGGCTGTCGTTATCGACCAGGAACAGAGAGAGGCCGTTGCGATAATGGGCGGCGGGATCGGTGCGGGCGTACACATTGATCACGTTGTTGGGAGCGCCGGCGCCGGTGGACCACAGCTTGCGGCCGTTTATCACCCAATCCTGCCCCTGGCGCACCGCCTGCGTGCGCAGCGCTCCCACATCGGAGCCGGCGTCGGCCTCGGACATCGAGATTGACATCTTGATCTCGCCCGCCAACAGCTTGGGCAGCCATCGATGTCGCTGCTCAGGACTGGCCTTGCGTACCAGGTTGAGTCCGCAAAACACGCTGCCGCCGTAAGCCATCGCCAGGTCGGCGCTGGCGTGCGCCAGTTCTTCGGAGACGATCACCATGTCGAGCGCGTTGCCGCCCAGGCCGCCGTATTCCTCGGGAAAGGGCAGACGCAACAAGCCGGCTTCGACCCAAGCCGCGTAGAGTTCGTTGGGATAGGCCTGGTCGCGGTCGAGCCGGCGGATATATTCTGGCGGGGCGTGGCGCTCCAGCAGCTTACGCACGCTGTCGCGCAGCAGGCGTTGTTCCTGGGTGAAATCAAAATCCATAGCACGCTCTGTCGGCAGGCGCGGCTAACTCTTGCGCTCGTAGCCGCGCAAGCCGGGTCGGTAGGTCTTATCGTCCAGAAACTGCTTGAGACCCTGCTCGCGACCGCGCTCGGGGTCCAGGAAGCGCGACTGATCCAGCTTGGCGCTCAGGTAGTCTTCGGCGTCATCCCAGGACAAATCGCGCACCCGCCGGCAGGCGTGTTTGGCAGTGCGCAGGGCGGTGGGATTTTTGCTCAACAGGACCTTAGCCAATTCCAGTGTGCGCTGGCGCAGGCGGCTTGCCGGGACGGCCTCGTTGACCAACCCCATTGCGGCGGCCTTGACCCCGTCAAAGGTCTCGCCGGTCATGGTGTAGTACAGGGCGTCGCGCTGGCCCATCACGCTCATTACTGACTTGAGCACGTTGCCGGCGGGAATAATCCCCCAGTTGATCTCGGACAGGCCGAACTTGGCATCCTCGGCGGCGATTGCCAGATCGCAGGCGATCAGGTTGTTGAAGGCACCGCCAAAGCACCAACCGTTGACCATCGCTATGGTCGGCTTCATGAAGTAGCTCAACCGCCGCCATTGCCATTGCGCCGAGGCGCGGGTATAACGCACGCGCTCCTCGGCCGGGAGCCCATCCGTGGCGCGAAAGAATTCCTGCAGATCCATGCCGGCGCTGTAAGCCTCGCCGATGCCGGTTAGGATCAGCACCCCGCAGCGCGGATCGGCCTCCAGCGCGTCGAGCACCGCGAGCATCTCGGCCGACAGGGTAGGATTGATCGCGTTGCGTTTGGCAGGCCGATTCATCTTGACCCAGGCCACGCGCTCCTCGAACTCCACCAGAACTGTGTTGCCGCCGGGTATGGCCTGGCTGGGATCGGATGTGTCTTGCTGCGCCACGACGCTACTCCCGGCCCGCGATCGCGAGCCTACTTATAGTAGTTTTTATAATACCAGTCGGCAATTTCGCCGCCGGTGGTCAGCCACACGTCGCGCCGGCGCGTAATGTAGGCGAGCGCCTCCTCCAGCCGCTTGTGACGGTAGGGGATGCCGGTGATGAAGGGATGCAGCGCGATTGCCATCACCCGCCCACTGTGCGCGCCCTCGTCGTATAGCACATCGAATTGGCTGCAGATTGCGTCGCGAAAATCTTCGGGTGTGCCGCCGCGTCCCAGGAAGAAGCCGATGTCGTTGAGTTCCAGGGTATAGGGGACCGAAATTAGGCGCCCGCTCTTGACCCGCATCGGATAGGGCTGGTCGTCATTGCACCAATCGCAGACATAGCTAATCCCGTTAGCTGCCAGCAGATCGGGCGTATTGGGGGTCTCGGCCAGCCCCGGACACAACCAGCCTCTTGGCGTCTGGCCGCTGGCCTTGGCAATCGTGCTCACGGTGGTGGCGATCAGCTCCGCTTCTTGAGCCGGTTCCATCCCCACCAGCAGTTGCGAGTTGGTTAGCCCATGTCCCATGAACTCCCACTGGCGCCGGCGCCCTTCCTCGATCACCTCGGGACAGTACTCGCAGACCTTGGCATTGAGCGCGACCGTGGCGCGCAGCCCCAGCCGGTCCATCATGTCCATGAAGCGCCACACGCCCACGCGCAGCGAATAATCGCGCCAGGCGTAGTTGGGGATGTCGGGCAGCGCGCGCTGCGGACTGATGCCCACGCCGGTGCCGTCGAATTCGTGATACTCGATGTTCGAAATTACCCACACCGCCAGCCGTGCCTGGTTGGGCCAATGCAACGGAGCGCGCTTGAAGATGGGGGAGTATTCGTAACGCTGATGGTGCATCAGGTCATCCTCCTGCCTTCGGTGGGACGCAATTCCCTAACCTGATGGAGGCGCCCATCTTTGTCCAGACTGGCGGGGGGTAAAAACTTGGCTGCCGCACGCAAGCTGAGTACTTTATTGTAAGAATCGGTAATCGAGGGTACTTTAGACAGGTAAGAGCATGACTGCTAGCACGACAGCTTTGGCCACCGGCGACCGCTTGATGACGGTGCGCCAAGTGGCCGCCTACCTGAGCCTCAACGAGCGGACGGTGTTGAAGTTGGTGGGCGAGGGTAGCTTGCCGGGAGTCAAGATCGGCAACCAGTGGCGCTTTCGCAAGGTCATGCTGGATGCTTGGCTGGATGACCAGATGCTGGGGGTGGCGCCGCGCCAAGTCGAGTTGCGCTC
It includes:
- a CDS encoding acyl-CoA dehydrogenase family protein; this translates as MDFDFTQEQRLLRDSVRKLLERHAPPEYIRRLDRDQAYPNELYAAWVEAGLLRLPFPEEYGGLGGNALDMVIVSEELAHASADLAMAYGGSVFCGLNLVRKASPEQRHRWLPKLLAGEIKMSISMSEADAGSDVGALRTQAVRQGQDWVINGRKLWSTGAGAPNNVINVYARTDPAAHYRNGLSLFLVDNDSPGLKLRKLDMLGRRCVGTYEVEFDDVRVGADRLVGGENKGWECMLSGLQIERVTSAAGCCGAAQAIVDLALQYAKERRQFGRPIGTFQAIAHMLADMQTEVEAARSLMWRAAWMVARGHDALREISMAKLLSSETYAKVANLGMQIMGANGYSMEFDMQRMFRDSRAATIAAGSSQMQRNLIANLMGIKVQ
- a CDS encoding CoA transferase, with the translated sequence MLGHKPLSGIRVLDLSRVLAGPFCAMHLADLGAEVIKIELPVSGDDARRFPPQIPHSHDSAYYYSINRGKLGITLDLRQPEGVEILLALAARADVVVENFSPGTMERFGVGYTELERANAGIILCSISGFGQSGPLSTAPAYDIVAQALGGTMSLTGPEGGAPLRCGISIGDMVAALYGVIGILGALRVRDQTGRGRHLDIAMLDCQVAFLETALGIYSATGEVPGPIGSRHPSITPFQEFSAADGYFVIAAGNDQLWRQLCATIGLPNLAQDPRFIDNGARTRNHKVLAEILNEWFRPQPRAHWLTLLAQAKIPSAPVATVAEVAANPHLQERRMVLHADHPTYPGLLVPGSPLKTVGDTASPNTRAPGLGEHTDHVLHELLGYDAGRLELLRARKII
- a CDS encoding p-hydroxycinnamoyl CoA hydratase/lyase, with protein sequence MAQQDTSDPSQAIPGGNTVLVEFEERVAWVKMNRPAKRNAINPTLSAEMLAVLDALEADPRCGVLILTGIGEAYSAGMDLQEFFRATDGLPAEERVRYTRASAQWQWRRLSYFMKPTIAMVNGWCFGGAFNNLIACDLAIAAEDAKFGLSEINWGIIPAGNVLKSVMSVMGQRDALYYTMTGETFDGVKAAAMGLVNEAVPASRLRQRTLELAKVLLSKNPTALRTAKHACRRVRDLSWDDAEDYLSAKLDQSRFLDPERGREQGLKQFLDDKTYRPGLRGYERKS
- a CDS encoding thiolase family protein yields the protein MNEVVIVDGIRTPLARAGKDRSYYAALRADDLSAACIRALLGRNPRLDPAEIEDVVWGCANQSGEQGFDLGRMSALLAELPVAVAGTTVDRQCGSGLQALNFAALAIMSGAGECAIAGGVEHMTRVPMGAGLSPNMRLLERFPQDMFSMGLTAERLAAQYHIERAAADAFSLRSHQRAVAARERFREEIVAVELPGAARAEIDQGPRADTSLEKLAALAPAFKPDGQVTAGSSSQISDGAAALLLMSARRARALGLSPMATIRATAVAGVRPELMGWGPVPASHKALQRAGIKIDDCDLVEINEAFAAQVLACNTDLGIAEERLNVNGGAIALGHPLGASGARLMVTLVHEMRRRGARLGLATMCIGMGQGIATVVEQFS
- a CDS encoding polysaccharide deacetylase family protein; amino-acid sequence: MHHQRYEYSPIFKRAPLHWPNQARLAVWVISNIEYHEFDGTGVGISPQRALPDIPNYAWRDYSLRVGVWRFMDMMDRLGLRATVALNAKVCEYCPEVIEEGRRRQWEFMGHGLTNSQLLVGMEPAQEAELIATTVSTIAKASGQTPRGWLCPGLAETPNTPDLLAANGISYVCDWCNDDQPYPMRVKSGRLISVPYTLELNDIGFFLGRGGTPEDFRDAICSQFDVLYDEGAHSGRVMAIALHPFITGIPYRHKRLEEALAYITRRRDVWLTTGGEIADWYYKNYYK